The following coding sequences lie in one Brevibacterium marinum genomic window:
- a CDS encoding DUF1707 SHOCT-like domain-containing protein, producing the protein MTDSPENDPAKTFRIGHKERDEAIELLREAVGDGRITVEELDERMEKVQAARFPIDLDEVLSDLTTSLPSDRFRPGRGLVRSTPAARAIETGEPLVIKAGWETELRRGRWQVPPSIRCEPSMSNIELNFLEVDTDLEAVDVEIVAGMGSVVVVVPDDWAVDIDGLSKSWGSVKSVVNAVPEGRRPTISVRGSVGMGSFRARFANFLDRRRLAK; encoded by the coding sequence ATGACCGACTCCCCTGAGAACGACCCCGCGAAGACCTTCCGCATCGGACACAAGGAACGCGACGAGGCGATCGAGCTCCTGCGCGAGGCCGTCGGCGACGGTCGGATCACGGTCGAGGAACTCGACGAACGGATGGAGAAGGTCCAGGCCGCCCGCTTCCCGATCGACCTCGACGAGGTTCTCTCCGACCTCACCACGAGCCTGCCCTCCGATCGTTTCCGACCTGGGCGCGGGCTCGTGCGCTCCACCCCGGCGGCTCGGGCCATCGAGACCGGAGAACCGCTCGTCATCAAGGCCGGCTGGGAGACCGAGCTCCGCCGCGGCAGATGGCAGGTCCCGCCCTCCATCAGGTGCGAACCGTCGATGTCGAACATCGAACTGAACTTCCTCGAAGTCGACACCGACCTCGAGGCCGTCGACGTCGAGATCGTCGCCGGCATGGGTTCCGTGGTCGTCGTCGTCCCCGATGACTGGGCCGTCGACATCGACGGGCTGTCCAAATCCTGGGGCTCGGTGAAGTCCGTGGTCAATGCCGTCCCCGAGGGGCGCCGTCCCACCATCAGCGTCAGAGGCTCGGTCGGCATGGGCTCCTTCCGGGCCCGCTTCGCGAACTTCCTCGACCGTCGTCGATTGGCCAAGTGA
- a CDS encoding GNAT family N-acetyltransferase, protein MVDLQITRIEPDDVEGLTHWHAVMREAYTADRSAAWWQSLESTLTQFAHPRSDKRDIALLARLGEEAVGGAEINLVTDSPADVEVGILQAHRRRRHGAAIAETVEDLVRGQTTIVQTETYCPEGTAFAKSRGLRIGHREDRLLLDLPAHLHADANRYKSPETTTKLTTKPDPHRSITSWIGGCPDDMIEDWAGLRRQMDEDVPVGDLTRTLKYAGADAIRTHEERMADQGRILVSSIAHIDETPVGYTEIMVSSHEPDIVIQEDTLVDRAHRGHGIGRALKVANMRQLHEVPEAASARWVQTFTAADNAPMHALNRDLGFFTADTMTALEGRFDYSVQ, encoded by the coding sequence ATGGTCGATCTGCAGATCACACGGATCGAGCCCGACGACGTCGAGGGGCTCACGCACTGGCACGCGGTCATGCGTGAGGCCTACACCGCCGACCGCAGCGCGGCATGGTGGCAGAGCCTCGAATCCACCCTCACCCAGTTCGCCCACCCCCGATCCGACAAGCGCGACATCGCACTGCTGGCCCGCCTCGGCGAGGAGGCCGTCGGCGGCGCCGAGATCAATCTCGTCACGGACTCGCCTGCCGACGTCGAGGTCGGAATCCTCCAAGCCCACCGACGTCGACGTCACGGCGCCGCGATCGCCGAGACCGTCGAGGACCTCGTGCGTGGGCAGACGACCATCGTCCAGACCGAGACCTACTGCCCGGAGGGCACCGCGTTCGCGAAGTCACGGGGCCTGCGCATCGGGCACCGGGAGGATCGGCTCCTGCTCGACCTGCCGGCCCACCTGCACGCCGATGCCAACCGGTACAAGAGCCCCGAAACGACGACGAAGCTGACCACGAAGCCCGATCCGCACAGGTCGATCACATCGTGGATCGGCGGCTGCCCGGACGACATGATCGAGGATTGGGCGGGCCTCCGGCGGCAGATGGACGAGGACGTGCCCGTCGGCGATCTCACCCGCACGCTCAAATATGCCGGCGCCGATGCCATCCGCACCCACGAGGAGCGCATGGCCGACCAGGGGCGGATCCTCGTCAGCTCGATCGCCCACATCGACGAGACCCCTGTCGGCTACACGGAGATCATGGTTTCGAGCCATGAACCGGACATCGTCATCCAGGAGGACACCCTCGTCGACCGCGCCCACCGCGGCCACGGCATCGGACGGGCGCTCAAGGTCGCGAACATGCGGCAGCTGCACGAAGTCCCCGAAGCCGCCTCGGCGAGATGGGTCCAGACCTTCACAGCCGCAGACAACGCGCCGATGCACGCGCTCAACCGGGATCTCGGCTTCTTCACCGCAGATACCATGACCGCACTCGAAGGACGATTCGACTACAGTGTGCAGTGA
- a CDS encoding DUF4178 domain-containing protein: MKVPATEAKQAPVSSNILIIALVFIVVVLITVIIVRRRAAKARRAEEQQTPPRPRDPFAAERNTGGDPESIKAGDLLEFGSEKFFVRGTLRISEGGYDWAEHFFQADQSATRLWLTVENDPDLQVSRWSDRPELDIEPKSKTITVDGTEYKLIEHGTASYRSEGTTGLNEKGGVDYVDYESDDGRLLAFERFDHGRWEVSTGESVPVGSFTIYSGS, translated from the coding sequence GTGAAAGTTCCGGCCACAGAAGCGAAGCAGGCACCCGTGTCGTCCAACATCCTCATCATCGCCCTGGTGTTCATCGTCGTCGTCCTCATCACGGTGATCATCGTCCGTCGGCGCGCGGCGAAGGCCCGCAGAGCCGAGGAGCAGCAGACCCCGCCCCGTCCTCGGGATCCCTTCGCCGCCGAACGGAACACCGGAGGCGACCCCGAATCGATCAAGGCCGGTGACCTGCTCGAATTCGGCAGCGAGAAATTCTTCGTCCGCGGCACCCTGCGGATCTCCGAGGGAGGCTACGACTGGGCGGAGCACTTCTTCCAGGCCGACCAGTCCGCCACGAGGCTGTGGCTGACGGTCGAGAACGATCCCGACCTGCAGGTCTCCCGGTGGAGCGATCGTCCCGAACTCGACATCGAGCCGAAGTCGAAGACCATCACCGTCGACGGCACCGAATACAAGCTCATCGAACACGGCACCGCCTCCTACCGCTCTGAGGGCACCACCGGTCTCAATGAGAAGGGCGGAGTGGACTACGTCGACTACGAGTCCGATGACGGCAGGCTGCTGGCCTTCGAACGCTTCGACCACGGCCGTTGGGAAGTCAGCACCGGCGAATCGGTTCCCGTCGGCTCCTTCACCATCTATTCGGGCAGCTGA
- a CDS encoding DUF2617 family protein, whose product MTLTPPLTQPVTADVAFTDVSAQALRFSLDHGRITPLASQVIELPGTDEQSLELHVIGSSHQVVLRDADTDAFIETFACLGEGQSPEWNTTRTAEGPWSGFARHRFGCELSDVHDSFTDAAAEVVRRSSSHDRHLVVDFPGEPGALTALALTRCEPGQVTWQSWHCYPQHRQIVHSRSELRRRV is encoded by the coding sequence ATGACGCTCACTCCCCCACTGACGCAGCCGGTGACCGCCGACGTCGCATTCACCGACGTCTCCGCGCAGGCGCTGCGCTTCAGCCTCGACCACGGTCGCATCACCCCGCTGGCCTCGCAGGTCATCGAGCTGCCGGGCACCGACGAGCAGAGCCTCGAACTCCACGTCATCGGCTCCTCCCACCAGGTGGTCCTGCGCGATGCCGACACGGATGCATTCATCGAGACCTTCGCCTGCCTCGGCGAGGGGCAGAGTCCCGAATGGAACACGACGCGCACCGCCGAAGGCCCATGGTCCGGGTTCGCCCGGCACCGCTTCGGCTGCGAACTCAGCGATGTCCACGACAGCTTCACCGATGCCGCCGCCGAGGTGGTGCGCCGTTCCAGCAGTCATGACCGTCATCTCGTCGTCGACTTCCCCGGCGAGCCGGGTGCTCTCACGGCCCTGGCCCTGACCCGCTGCGAACCGGGACAGGTCACCTGGCAGTCCTGGCACTGCTACCCACAGCACCGACAGATCGTGCACAGCCGCAGTGAGCTGAGGAGGAGAGTATGA
- a CDS encoding DUF350 domain-containing protein, translating to MLAELLLEIGIVLSYAVSGLVLMLIGYFVVDLLTPGRLHVILWEKKSKNAAILVASDLLSVAIIVIAAIRASADDLLLGIISTLVFGLVGIVLMALSFLLIDAFTPGRLGDMIKPDEFHPEVWVNSSAHVGIAGIMAAALL from the coding sequence ATGTTGGCAGAACTCCTCCTGGAGATCGGGATCGTCCTCTCCTACGCCGTGAGCGGCCTCGTGCTCATGCTCATCGGCTACTTCGTCGTCGACCTCCTCACCCCCGGAAGGCTCCACGTGATCCTGTGGGAGAAGAAGTCGAAGAATGCCGCGATCCTCGTGGCCTCCGACCTTCTGAGCGTGGCGATCATCGTCATCGCCGCGATTCGGGCCAGTGCCGACGATCTGCTGCTGGGCATCATCTCCACACTGGTCTTCGGCCTCGTCGGCATCGTCCTCATGGCCCTGAGCTTCCTGCTCATCGACGCCTTCACACCCGGCCGGCTCGGCGACATGATCAAACCCGATGAGTTCCACCCCGAAGTGTGGGTCAATTCCTCCGCACACGTGGGCATCGCGGGCATCATGGCCGCAGCGCTCCTTTGA
- a CDS encoding polyamine aminopropyltransferase has translation MSSSPDTAAHRSITLPLKPGPARFFVLLAVFICASCGMVYELALVALGSYLLGDTIVQASIVLSVMVFAMGIGSLATKRLTEFAAAAFALIEAALGIIGGLSVILLYLAFAFADVYTIAMVVLAFVIGALIGAEIPLLMELVQRIRAQKASSAVADLFAADYVGGLVGGLAFPFILLPIFGLTRGALAVGITNAVVGILIVLWLFRAEIGTRAKVLLAGLLVLIVGGLTVVWVYTDDIEMTTRQRLYRDPIVYSQRTDYQEIVLTESQKTGDTRLFLNGDLQFASADEYRYHETLVHPLMNGPKKNVLVLGGGDGLAVREILKYPDVESVTLVDLDPRVLELAKNSEHFTDFNKDSLDDPRVRTIAADAFTWLREAKHTAYDAVIADLPDPDDVATSKLYSIEFYGLIKQVMSPEARLVVQAGSPYFAPAAYWGIGEAVAEAGLSTTPYHVAVPSFGDWGYFLADLDEQGPDVTIPRDAPEGLKFATAEVLAASTTFPPDRDRDSVDDVEASTLLHPHVLEQERGAWVGY, from the coding sequence TTGAGCTCTTCGCCTGACACAGCCGCCCACCGCTCCATCACGCTGCCGCTGAAGCCGGGGCCCGCCCGGTTCTTCGTGCTCCTGGCCGTGTTCATCTGCGCCAGCTGCGGCATGGTCTATGAGCTCGCGCTCGTCGCCCTCGGCTCCTACCTCCTCGGTGACACGATCGTTCAGGCCTCGATCGTGCTGTCGGTCATGGTCTTCGCCATGGGCATCGGTTCCCTGGCCACGAAGCGCCTGACCGAATTCGCCGCCGCGGCCTTCGCCCTCATCGAGGCGGCGCTGGGCATCATCGGCGGCCTCTCCGTCATCCTGCTCTACCTGGCCTTCGCCTTCGCCGACGTCTACACCATCGCGATGGTCGTCCTCGCCTTCGTCATCGGCGCCCTCATCGGCGCGGAGATCCCGCTGCTCATGGAGCTCGTCCAGCGCATCCGCGCGCAGAAGGCCTCGAGCGCCGTGGCCGACCTCTTCGCCGCGGACTACGTCGGCGGGCTGGTCGGCGGACTCGCCTTCCCCTTCATCCTGTTGCCGATCTTCGGCCTGACCCGCGGTGCGCTGGCCGTGGGAATCACGAACGCCGTCGTCGGCATCCTCATCGTCCTCTGGCTCTTCCGCGCCGAGATCGGCACCCGCGCGAAGGTGCTCCTCGCCGGGCTGCTCGTCCTCATCGTCGGCGGTCTCACCGTGGTCTGGGTCTACACGGACGATATCGAGATGACCACCCGACAGCGCCTCTACCGCGATCCGATCGTCTACTCACAGCGCACCGACTATCAGGAGATCGTGCTCACCGAGTCGCAGAAGACGGGAGACACGAGACTCTTCCTCAACGGGGACCTGCAGTTCGCCTCGGCGGACGAGTACCGCTATCACGAGACCCTCGTCCACCCGCTCATGAATGGGCCGAAGAAGAACGTCCTCGTCCTCGGCGGCGGGGACGGTCTGGCGGTGCGTGAGATCCTCAAGTATCCCGACGTCGAATCGGTCACACTCGTCGACCTCGATCCGCGCGTCCTCGAGCTGGCGAAGAATTCGGAGCACTTCACCGACTTCAACAAGGACTCGCTGGACGACCCGCGGGTGAGAACCATCGCCGCCGATGCCTTCACCTGGCTGCGGGAGGCGAAGCACACCGCCTACGATGCGGTGATCGCCGACCTGCCCGACCCCGACGATGTCGCCACCTCGAAGCTCTACAGCATCGAGTTCTACGGACTGATCAAGCAGGTGATGTCTCCCGAGGCCCGCCTCGTCGTCCAAGCCGGTTCCCCGTACTTCGCTCCGGCGGCGTACTGGGGCATCGGAGAGGCCGTGGCCGAGGCCGGCCTGTCGACCACGCCCTACCACGTCGCTGTCCCCAGCTTCGGAGACTGGGGCTACTTCCTCGCCGACCTGGACGAACAGGGTCCGGACGTGACGATCCCCCGGGATGCTCCCGAGGGATTGAAATTCGCCACCGCCGAGGTGCTCGCCGCCTCCACGACGTTCCCGCCCGATCGTGATCGGGACTCCGTCGATGACGTCGAGGCCTCGACCCTGCTCCACCCCCACGTGCTCGAGCAGGAGCGCGGAGCCTGGGTGGGGTACTAG
- a CDS encoding DUF4190 domain-containing protein — protein MNYTPNSDYISNTDYTGSQSYYDSNQNYSTGAQSPQSYRPRTEEDPGKVLGIVSLVATLSTFLGFNFIGPIVGIITGHMARKNSRGAGFADNEMGKWGFILGIIFVSLAALGGLLGLSIAGAAGLAGLLGA, from the coding sequence ATGAACTACACCCCGAACTCCGACTACATCTCCAACACCGACTACACCGGCAGCCAGAGCTACTACGATTCGAATCAGAATTACAGTACAGGAGCGCAGTCACCGCAGTCCTACCGTCCGCGGACGGAGGAGGACCCGGGCAAGGTCCTGGGCATCGTCTCCCTGGTCGCGACCCTCTCGACGTTCCTCGGATTCAACTTCATCGGGCCCATCGTGGGCATCATCACCGGGCACATGGCACGCAAGAATTCTCGCGGTGCAGGATTCGCCGACAACGAGATGGGCAAGTGGGGCTTCATCCTCGGCATCATCTTCGTCTCATTGGCCGCCTTGGGCGGTCTGCTCGGACTCTCGATCGCAGGAGCCGCCGGACTCGCGGGTCTCCTCGGCGCCTAG
- a CDS encoding TIGR03085 family metal-binding protein — protein sequence MSNLARTERLRLVDAARRAGEDAPTLCEGWTTRDLATHLVIRERHPAAALGIFLPAFESRREDQERAYAAMPYAQLLGLVASPPRWTPGGWPGVESVMNTSEYLVHHEDIRRAAIEWIPRRLSLQENRAVWAQCRIALLPFAAKAEGRVSIVGPGYGQRSAGRRSGGANGAAGEITITGEPVEILLYLMGRQKHALVDVK from the coding sequence ATGAGCAATCTCGCGAGAACCGAACGCCTTCGTCTCGTCGATGCGGCCCGCCGAGCCGGCGAAGACGCCCCGACGCTGTGCGAGGGGTGGACGACACGGGACCTTGCCACACACCTCGTCATCCGCGAGCGTCACCCCGCTGCCGCGCTGGGCATCTTCCTGCCGGCGTTCGAATCCCGGCGCGAGGACCAGGAGCGCGCGTATGCCGCGATGCCGTACGCGCAGCTGCTGGGTCTGGTGGCATCCCCGCCGAGGTGGACCCCGGGCGGGTGGCCCGGCGTCGAATCCGTGATGAATACGAGCGAGTACCTCGTCCACCACGAGGACATCCGGCGCGCGGCGATCGAATGGATCCCACGGCGGCTGTCCCTGCAGGAGAACCGGGCGGTGTGGGCGCAGTGCCGGATCGCGCTCCTGCCGTTCGCGGCCAAGGCGGAAGGACGCGTCTCGATCGTCGGCCCCGGCTATGGCCAACGCAGTGCGGGCAGGCGAAGCGGTGGGGCCAACGGCGCAGCCGGCGAGATCACCATCACCGGTGAACCAGTGGAGATCCTGCTCTACCTCATGGGCCGACAGAAGCATGCCCTCGTCGATGTGAAGTGA
- a CDS encoding Sir2 family NAD-dependent protein deacetylase, translating into MAVIFDPLRGRTRPSASNPDEDIIDELIAGAAGGGTEDWVVLTGAGMSTDSGVPDYRGPDAVPRQPMTIQTFMSHPDQRARYWARSWVGWPRMRGSRPNAGHLGLAQLPVAGVITQNVDGLHQKAAAEEGSSSPVIDLHGSLDRVICLARGHMFDRDWVQRRLSELNPDFAELVGIDPIDVETAPDGDVDLEETQDFKVLDCPECDGILKPDVVYFGDSVPASRLQAANRICDEAEGIVVLGSSLAVLSGLRFVRAAAKASKPVVIVTDGPTRGDELADYRSISRVTEFVDAWAFRRIQGDDGKLPL; encoded by the coding sequence GTGGCAGTCATCTTCGATCCGCTTCGCGGGAGGACGCGACCCAGCGCCAGCAACCCGGACGAGGACATCATCGACGAGCTCATCGCGGGAGCCGCCGGAGGGGGCACGGAGGACTGGGTGGTCCTGACCGGAGCAGGGATGAGCACGGACTCGGGAGTCCCGGACTACCGCGGCCCCGACGCCGTGCCCCGTCAGCCGATGACGATCCAGACCTTCATGTCCCATCCCGATCAGCGTGCCCGCTACTGGGCGCGCTCATGGGTGGGCTGGCCGCGCATGCGCGGCTCCCGGCCGAACGCCGGACACCTGGGGCTGGCGCAGCTGCCGGTCGCCGGTGTCATCACCCAGAACGTCGACGGGCTCCACCAGAAGGCCGCGGCTGAGGAGGGCAGCTCCAGCCCGGTCATCGACCTGCACGGCAGCCTCGATCGGGTCATCTGCCTCGCCCGGGGGCATATGTTCGACCGCGACTGGGTGCAGCGACGGCTGAGTGAACTCAACCCCGACTTCGCCGAGCTCGTGGGAATCGATCCGATCGACGTCGAAACCGCGCCGGACGGCGATGTGGATCTCGAGGAGACGCAGGACTTCAAGGTCCTCGACTGTCCCGAGTGCGACGGCATCCTCAAACCGGACGTCGTGTACTTCGGCGACTCCGTACCTGCCTCCCGGCTGCAGGCGGCGAACCGGATCTGCGACGAGGCCGAGGGCATCGTGGTGCTCGGCTCCTCGCTCGCGGTGCTCTCAGGGCTGCGCTTCGTGCGTGCGGCGGCGAAGGCATCGAAGCCCGTCGTCATCGTCACTGACGGTCCCACCAGGGGCGACGAGCTTGCCGACTATCGTTCGATCTCCCGTGTCACCGAATTCGTCGACGCTTGGGCGTTCAGGCGAATCCAAGGCGATGATGGAAAACTCCCCCTATGA
- a CDS encoding flavodoxin family protein — protein MVSILLVHHSPSQATSRIAEAALSGLRMPELGDVDITVRSALEATSADVLGADAFVLGTTANFGYISGALKHFFDTTYDEVRDPAAGRPFSYWIHGGYDTTGAETAMKQITTGLGWKLAFDPLTVTGEVTDEHLAAATELAATVAASAM, from the coding sequence ATGGTCAGCATATTGCTCGTACATCATTCCCCGTCGCAGGCGACTTCGCGAATCGCCGAGGCGGCCCTGTCCGGCCTGCGCATGCCGGAGTTGGGTGACGTCGACATCACGGTCAGGTCCGCTCTGGAGGCGACGTCGGCGGACGTCCTCGGAGCCGACGCCTTCGTCCTCGGTACGACTGCGAACTTCGGCTACATCTCCGGAGCCCTCAAACACTTCTTCGACACCACGTACGACGAGGTCAGAGACCCGGCCGCGGGGCGACCCTTCTCCTACTGGATCCATGGAGGATACGACACGACCGGTGCGGAGACCGCGATGAAGCAGATCACCACCGGCCTCGGCTGGAAGCTCGCCTTCGATCCTCTGACGGTCACCGGCGAGGTCACCGACGAACACCTCGCCGCCGCCACCGAGCTCGCGGCCACCGTGGCGGCCTCGGCCATGTGA
- a CDS encoding winged helix-turn-helix domain-containing protein — protein sequence MTEQSPEPIPHLGGSLARIESDLGNPTRLGIVASLKNRDKAEFKLLRDSLGVSDSVLSRHISALEKVGLVAVRKGYVGKRPRTWVSITPEGGTRLDAHIQALRELAGGGADQQ from the coding sequence ATGACAGAGCAGTCACCCGAACCCATCCCCCACCTCGGCGGGTCCCTGGCTCGGATCGAATCCGATCTGGGCAATCCCACGCGCCTCGGAATCGTGGCGAGCCTGAAGAATCGCGACAAGGCCGAATTCAAGCTGCTCCGCGATTCGCTCGGAGTCTCCGACTCCGTGCTCTCCCGGCACATCTCCGCCCTCGAGAAGGTCGGCCTGGTCGCGGTCAGGAAGGGCTACGTCGGCAAACGACCGCGCACCTGGGTCTCGATCACCCCTGAGGGCGGCACCCGCCTCGACGCCCACATCCAGGCTCTGCGCGAACTCGCAGGCGGCGGAGCCGACCAGCAGTGA
- a CDS encoding amidase, which translates to MTSSTTSANSGVEFRELHEVSELIRSGRLSSRDATEAMFDRIADLDPHLLSFVTLMRESALAAADALDASLARGDWLGPLHGVPLAIKDLAYTHDAPTGAGTTIHADFRPDFDATVVARLRAAGAVTLGKLRLTEGAFTGHHPDLPTPVNPWEPNTWSGVSSSGSGVATAAGLCYGSLGSDTGGSIRLPASANGVTGLKPTWGRVSRNGIFSLAPSLDHIGPMTRSARDAAIILEAIAGHDPNDPTSALEPVPRYSRQLTLDRAPVVGFDRELAAAYFDAATNEMLESTVEVLVDLGWRVVDVRTPDLPAAAQTWTALCGVETAAVHAETYPARTSEYGPDLAALIEVGRGLTAIDYHELLESRREFTGRMRRLMADIDLLLLPGVGVASPTISQMENLGSDAELFNAVTIPTAPIDNCGMPSITMPAGFSDRGTPLAAQFVAGDFREELLLAAGHTFQQATDFHTRHPHIVAV; encoded by the coding sequence ATGACCAGCAGCACCACCTCAGCGAACAGCGGAGTCGAGTTCCGCGAACTGCACGAAGTGTCGGAACTCATCAGGTCCGGGCGACTGAGTTCCAGAGACGCCACCGAAGCCATGTTCGACCGGATCGCCGATCTCGACCCCCACCTCCTGTCCTTCGTCACCCTGATGCGGGAATCGGCTCTGGCCGCCGCCGACGCCCTCGATGCGAGCCTGGCTCGCGGGGACTGGCTGGGACCGCTGCACGGCGTGCCCCTGGCGATCAAGGACCTCGCCTACACCCATGACGCACCGACGGGCGCGGGCACCACGATCCACGCCGACTTCCGACCCGACTTCGATGCCACCGTCGTGGCGCGTCTGCGGGCCGCCGGGGCGGTGACCCTCGGAAAGCTTCGCCTCACCGAAGGCGCATTCACCGGCCACCATCCGGATCTTCCGACCCCGGTCAACCCCTGGGAGCCGAACACCTGGTCAGGGGTCTCGTCGAGCGGTTCCGGCGTCGCCACCGCCGCCGGCCTCTGCTACGGTTCGCTGGGCTCGGACACGGGCGGATCGATCCGCCTGCCCGCCTCGGCGAACGGCGTCACCGGACTCAAACCCACCTGGGGTCGGGTCTCACGCAACGGCATCTTCAGCCTGGCGCCGAGCCTCGACCACATCGGTCCGATGACCCGCAGCGCCCGGGACGCCGCGATCATCCTCGAGGCCATCGCCGGTCACGACCCCAACGACCCGACCTCGGCCCTCGAACCGGTCCCCCGCTACAGCCGGCAGCTCACACTCGATCGGGCTCCGGTCGTCGGGTTCGATCGCGAACTGGCCGCCGCCTATTTCGACGCGGCCACCAACGAGATGCTCGAATCCACCGTCGAGGTCCTCGTCGACCTGGGTTGGCGCGTCGTCGATGTCCGCACCCCCGACCTGCCCGCCGCCGCGCAGACCTGGACCGCCCTGTGCGGTGTCGAGACCGCCGCCGTCCATGCCGAGACCTACCCGGCGCGCACGAGCGAATACGGCCCCGACCTCGCCGCGCTCATCGAGGTCGGACGCGGACTGACGGCGATCGACTACCACGAGCTGCTCGAATCGCGTCGGGAGTTCACCGGCCGCATGCGCCGCCTCATGGCCGACATCGACCTGCTTCTGCTTCCGGGCGTCGGCGTGGCCTCACCGACGATTTCGCAGATGGAGAACCTCGGATCGGATGCCGAGCTGTTCAACGCTGTGACGATCCCGACGGCCCCGATCGACAACTGCGGGATGCCATCGATCACCATGCCCGCCGGATTCTCCGACCGTGGCACCCCGCTGGCCGCGCAGTTCGTCGCCGGGGACTTCAGGGAAGAGCTGCTGCTCGCTGCCGGGCACACGTTTCAGCAGGCCACCGACTTCCACACCCGGCACCCTCACATCGTGGCGGTGTAG
- a CDS encoding RNA polymerase sigma factor: protein MNDGELRDLVPIVIGILERRGADFSTAEDAVQDALLEAFRTWSDDEPRDMKGWLISVAWRRFLDRVRAEEARTAREGHAYALRTDPPSTSTDDTVDLYFLCAHPDLSPASAVALTLRAVGGLTTRQIAEAYLVPEATMAQRISRAKRTLSGRRLNRPGNVAAVLKVLYLVFNEGYSGDVDLAAEAIRLTRALNSSITHAEVSGLLALMLLHHARRPARFTGDGALVPLDAQDRSLWETGPIVEGIGLLQAALARDELGEFQIQAAIAALHADAVSVEDTDWVQIVEWYDELLKLGESQIVRLNRAVALGQADGPEVGLAELGRLDESLPRYFAVEAHLRERAGETVTAAKLYAHAADRAADLAERDHLIRQAARLNSRPRGSR, encoded by the coding sequence ATGAACGACGGCGAACTGCGGGACCTCGTCCCGATCGTGATCGGCATCCTCGAACGGAGGGGAGCAGACTTCTCCACCGCCGAGGATGCCGTTCAGGATGCCCTGCTCGAGGCGTTCCGCACGTGGTCAGACGACGAACCACGTGACATGAAGGGCTGGCTGATCAGCGTCGCCTGGCGCAGGTTCCTCGACCGGGTGCGAGCGGAAGAGGCCCGCACAGCGCGGGAGGGCCACGCCTACGCGCTGCGCACAGATCCACCGAGCACTTCGACGGATGACACCGTCGACCTGTACTTCCTGTGCGCCCATCCCGATCTCAGTCCCGCCTCGGCGGTGGCGCTGACGCTGCGCGCCGTCGGCGGGCTGACCACCCGACAGATCGCCGAGGCCTACCTCGTGCCCGAAGCGACGATGGCCCAGCGCATCTCACGGGCCAAACGCACGCTGTCCGGACGCAGGCTCAACCGGCCGGGAAACGTCGCCGCGGTCCTCAAGGTCCTCTACCTCGTGTTCAACGAGGGGTACTCCGGCGACGTCGATCTGGCGGCAGAGGCCATCCGCCTGACCCGGGCGCTCAACAGTTCGATCACCCACGCCGAGGTGTCCGGACTGTTGGCGCTCATGCTCCTGCACCACGCCAGGCGCCCGGCTCGCTTCACCGGCGACGGTGCTCTGGTGCCCCTGGACGCCCAGGACCGTTCGCTGTGGGAGACCGGGCCGATCGTCGAGGGCATCGGCCTCCTGCAGGCCGCACTCGCCCGCGACGAGCTCGGTGAGTTTCAGATCCAGGCGGCGATCGCGGCTCTGCACGCCGACGCAGTGAGCGTCGAGGACACCGACTGGGTGCAGATCGTCGAGTGGTACGACGAACTGCTGAAACTGGGCGAGAGCCAGATCGTGCGACTCAACCGCGCAGTCGCGCTTGGGCAGGCCGACGGCCCGGAAGTCGGACTGGCAGAACTGGGCAGGCTCGATGAGTCCCTGCCGCGCTACTTCGCTGTCGAAGCCCACCTGCGAGAGCGGGCCGGCGAGACCGTGACCGCCGCGAAGCTGTATGCACACGCGGCGGACAGGGCCGCAGACCTCGCCGAACGCGATCACCTCATCCGGCAGGCGGCCCGTCTGAATTCGCGCCCCAGAGGCTCGCGGTAG